In one Oncorhynchus nerka isolate Pitt River linkage group LG7, Oner_Uvic_2.0, whole genome shotgun sequence genomic region, the following are encoded:
- the lamtor5 gene encoding ragulator complex protein LAMTOR5: MESTLELHLDDTMKNPAIIGVLCTDQQGHILGCRGSLSDEHGGVVSVLARQVASLTKDPTDSPTVCLESDSGNILVRAHGTITVAVHKMSS, translated from the exons ATGGAGTCGACCCTCGAGCTGCATCTTGATGATAC CATGAAAAATCCAGCCATTATAGGAGTTCTCTGCACCGACCAACAGGGACATATTCTAGGCT GTCGTGGCTCTCTGTCTGATGAGCATGGTGGAGTGGTGTCTGTACTGGCCAGACAGGTAGCCTCTCTCACCAAAGACCCTACAGACAGCCCCACAGTGTGTCTGGAGTCAgattcagg GAATATTCTAGTGAGAGCACATGGCACCATCACAGTAGCTGTTCATAAGATGTCGTCATGA